The genomic window GTCACAAGATGGGTAATCTCGTTATGAATGTAGAAGTAAGCAATATTTTCCGTCTGAATCGTGGTGTATTTTTGATTTTTAAAAACCAAAAAATTACTCTTACTTGCCGCTTGTGGCTGGGCTATTTTCTGCAAAAGGGATTCGAGCTCCGGCAGTTCGTTTTTCTGGAAGAATTTTTTTAACTCGTCCACCTTTCTTAATGCTTCGGAAATATCCTCCCGGGAAAACGGTTTTAACACATAATCAACGCCTTTGCTTTTGAAAGCATCAAGCATATATTGATCGAAAGCGGTGCAGAAAACCACCGGACAGGTGATGTCAACCTGCTTGAAAATTTCAAAGGAAAGACCATCGGACAGGTGAATGTCCATAAAGATCAAATCGGGCATACTGCCTTTGGACAGGGCTTCAATGCTCATTTCGATGCTGTCGTAGACGCCGGTGATTTTGGATTCGGGTTTTAGTTCTGAGATTAGGTTCTGAAGAGATTTCGCAGCTCTGAACTCGTCTTCAATGATGATGATATTCATGGATGAATGGTAGTTTTATTTGAAAGATTTTTTCGTCTGAATTTATTTCTATTTCCTTTTCCAGCAGATGTTTGTAGCGCAATTTTACATTGTCTAGTCCGACCCCCAGAGAATCTTCTGTCGCCATTTTCTTTTGAATAGGATTTTCAATGATAATCTTATCTTCGGAGTTGTAAATTTTGATGTGTAAAGGTTTGCTTTGTGAAACAATATTATGTTTAATACAGTTTTCAACTAATAATTGTAAGGTAAAAGGAGGAATTAATGTTTTTAAAACTTCGCTATTTAATTCATTGGTAAAAGTAATTCCTTCACCAAAACGGGCTTTTTGTAGAAAAAGATACGAATCGACGATTTTCATTTCTTCTTGAACAGTAATGAGGTCTAATTTTCTGCTTTCTAATGTAAAGCGGTAAAAATCAGAAAGTTTCATAACGAAGTCAACCGTTTCGGAATCATTCGTTTCAGCCATTGATTTTAAGGTATTTAAACTGTTAAAAAGAAAATGCGGATTGATCTGTTGTTTTAATAATTCAAATTGCGCTCCCAGGTTATCGCTTTTCACTTTTTCAAGCTCCAATTGAATTTGTTGACCGGTATAATTATTTTGAAGCAACGTTAAAAACATATAGCAGACCAAGTTGATCAAAATTCCTCTAACCTCGACCATGAGCATGGCCGGACCAAAATTGATGTGCGATAAAATAAGTTGCTGAATCCAGGCCAGGCCAAACATAATGACCATCCCGAAAGCCAAAACGATCATTAATCTTGAGTAAGAAATATGTTGCCTTTTTCTGCCGGAATTCCGGTTGAGCATATAGATGTTGAGATACCACATCATGATGGAAAAAGCTGCGGTGATGGCAGAGTTTACAACCGCTTCTTTCCAGTTGAAAGCGTGGGAAGCTAGCTGCGGAACGGATGATAAAGCCCCTAAAAATATGGAACTTACCCAGATTACAGCCGGCGAAATTTTGAGTTTTTGTTGTTGCATGACAACTATCGGTTTTAAAGATGTTAAGTTATGTAAAATGTTGCAGATTTAATAGTGAATAGTGAATTTTGCTACACAGGTCAATCGTCAATTTTTTAAGGTGAAAAAAATTCACAAGCGAAACGAATTGACTATTCACCATTGACTTGTATAAAACAATCCGGAGCCGATTTCTCAACTCCAGATCATCACTTTCACTTTTTACTTTATTTATGGTCTTACTACAGGTTTATAGCTCATGAAATATTTTATTCTTTCCTCCTTGTTTGAAGGATTATTTTCAGTTCTTACTTGGTCTTTCAGCTGATAGGAAATAGTTCCGTTTTTGTCGCTGTGTATAGTTTCTAC from Chryseobacterium wanjuense includes these protein-coding regions:
- a CDS encoding LytR/AlgR family response regulator transcription factor, translated to MNIIIIEDEFRAAKSLQNLISELKPESKITGVYDSIEMSIEALSKGSMPDLIFMDIHLSDGLSFEIFKQVDITCPVVFCTAFDQYMLDAFKSKGVDYVLKPFSREDISEALRKVDELKKFFQKNELPELESLLQKIAQPQAASKSNFLVFKNQKYTTIQTENIAYFYIHNEITHLVTFDKEQFQLSQSLGQVAEQVSEKQFFRINRQYLINFKAIKEMEHYFQRKILVKLTIETPEKLLINKEKTHSFFTWLEDR
- a CDS encoding sensor histidine kinase, whose amino-acid sequence is MQQQKLKISPAVIWVSSIFLGALSSVPQLASHAFNWKEAVVNSAITAAFSIMMWYLNIYMLNRNSGRKRQHISYSRLMIVLAFGMVIMFGLAWIQQLILSHINFGPAMLMVEVRGILINLVCYMFLTLLQNNYTGQQIQLELEKVKSDNLGAQFELLKQQINPHFLFNSLNTLKSMAETNDSETVDFVMKLSDFYRFTLESRKLDLITVQEEMKIVDSYLFLQKARFGEGITFTNELNSEVLKTLIPPFTLQLLVENCIKHNIVSQSKPLHIKIYNSEDKIIIENPIQKKMATEDSLGVGLDNVKLRYKHLLEKEIEINSDEKIFQIKLPFIHEYHHH